The following are encoded together in the Penicillium digitatum chromosome 3, complete sequence genome:
- a CDS encoding DNA polymerase alpha/primase associated subunit, with amino-acid sequence MDAERELNELFAGSFPDGIPKDILAELLSMLRVHSIPAEELFYKWESYSIKMGEGVTLTMQTVRGFKQDVQEALERESRDKASRHTEKRSANTATPRGAATAGGDVFGMFDQLTPNASNSRTGNGFGSAKRKSEFTSPATPRVSKFEKFGSQAGTKTPTGTPSDGMQTVSFSERPNPGQTVETLNAHLSLPETLMAPFSEARIKPTANTDLKKFGYKPMGMKLSEASEILDDRIDEFATIFQAEFNSDDVTFGSAAIQSTSEIVAVGRIASDSLEGKLNPASLVLETSRRTGAGRRVPLKVDSVPSVNFFPGQIVALRGINPSGEYFTVKEVLPIPLLPPAASSAVALDNINERLDGDANPPLNVMIAAGPYTADDNLDFEPLQELCQKAAENYADSLVLMGPFLDIEHPLLASGDFDLPDIKGLDPDTATLSIMFRHCISAPLARLAAAVPSITIVMVPSVRDALSRHVSWPQEQLPKKDLGLPKQVRMVSNPVTLSFNECVFGMCSHDVLSELRREEVLHGRPAEGNLLTRLPKYLVEQRHFFPLLPPTARSNLPKPGFEGGMATGAMVDLPYMKLGEWWNVRPDILIVPSMLPPFVKVVDSVLVINPGTLSKRRAAGSYAQMAIHPRLVAEDEREQKQLSHKLYERARVDINRI; translated from the exons ATGGACGCCGAGAGAGAACTCAACGAGTTGTTTGCGGGCTCATTCCCCGATGGAATTCCCAAAGACATCCTTGCCGAGCTCCTCTCCATGCTACGGGTGCATTCGATCCCTGCGGAGGAGCTCTTCTACAAATGGGAATCATACAGCATAAAAATGGGCGAGGGGGTGACCTTGACCATGCAAACAGTACGAGGCTTTAAACAAGATgttcaagaagctttggAGCGCGAAAGTCGTGACAAAGCTAGCCGGCACACAGAAAAACGCAGCGCAAACACGGCAACCCCGCGAGGCGCGGCCACAGCTGGCGGCGATGTGTTTGGGATGTTCGATCAGTTGACACCGAATGCCTCAAATAGTCGAACTGGAAATGGATTTGGATCCGCTAAACGCAAGTCCGAATTTACCTCGCCCGCTACACCAAGGGTCAGCAAGTTCGAAAAGTTTGGATCACAAGCGGGCACAAAAACACCCACTGGAACACCTAGCGATGGAATGCA AACAGTTTCGTTTTCCGAACGACCGAATCCTGGCCAGACGGTGGAAACCCTCAATGCGCACCTATCATTGCCAGAAACCCTAATGGCGCCATTTTCCGAGGCGCGCATTAAGCCAACCGCGAATACGGACCTCAAAAAATTTGGCTACAAACCCATGGGCATGAAGTTGTCAGAAGCATCGGAGATTTTAGATGATCGCATCGACGAGTTCGCGACTATCTTCCAGGCAGAATTCAATTCAGACGATGTGACATTCGGGAGTGCAGCCATCCAAAGCACAAGCGAGATTGTTGCTGTTGGAAGGATCGCTTCCGATAGTCTTGAGGGGAAATTGAACCCAGCTTCCCTCGTACTTGAGACTTCGCGCCGGACGGGAGCCGGCAGACGAGTCCCCCTGAAGGTGGATTCTGTGCCCTCAGTGAACTTCTTCCCAGGCCAAATCGTGGCTCTCCGAGGAATCAATCCGTCTGGTGAATACTTCACTGTAAAGGAAGTGCTTCCGATTCCCCTGTTGCCACCAGCCGCATCTTCAGCTGTGGCACTGGACAACATCAACGAGCGACTTGATGGAGATGCGAACCCACCACTTAACGTTATGATTGCAGCCGGGCCCTACACAGCAGACGACAACCTGGACTTTGAGCCGTTGCAAGAATTATGTCAAAAGGCAGCCGAAAACTACGCCGATAGTCTGGTGCTGATGGGACCGTTCCTAGATATTGAGCACCCTCTTCTTGCATCGGGCGATTTCGACCTGCCAGACATCAAGGGCCTCGACCCGGATACAGCTACACTGTCTATAATGTTCCGGCACTGTATCTCAGCGCCACTGGCACGGCTTGCAGCGGCCGTCCCAAGCATTACGATCGTGATGGTTCCGTCTGTGCGCGATGCACTCAGCCGACACGTCTCCTGGCCCCAGGAGCAGCTCCCCAAGAAGGACTTGGGTCTACCCAAGCAGGTCCGCATGGTCTCGAATCCCGTCACCTTATCATTCAACGAATGTGTTTTTGGAATGTGCTCACACGATGTGCTCTCAGAGCTTCGCCGTGAGGAGGTCTTGCATGGCCGGCCCGCAGAGGGAAACCTGCTCACCCGTTTGCCCAAGTATCTCGTCGAGCAACGCCACTTCTTTCCCTTGCTCCCCCCAACCGCACGGTCAAATCTTCCAAAGCCCGGGTTCGAAGGTGGCATGGCTACAGGCGCCATGGTGGATCTGCCCTACATGAAACTGGGCGAATGGTGGAACGTTCGGCCTGACATCTTAATTGTGCCTAGCATGCTGCCGCCTTTTGTAAAG GTCGTCGACAGTGTGCTAGTCATCAACCCAGGCACTCTGTCAAAACGTCGTGCTGCGGGCTCATACGCCCAAATGGCCATCCACCCCCGACTGGTGGCAGAGGACGAGCGCGA